GGTCCGGTTCCGCGGCACCGGAACAGCTCAGCAACACCGGTGACAACGTGGCCAGTGCCGAAAGGCGCAGCAGAGTGCGTCGGTCCACGTTTCCGGTGGGGGCGTCGCGGCCGATGCGGGGAGGAGAATCCACGGTCACATATATTGCCAGCCGGTCGCGGTGATCGGTCGCCGGTGGTCCCGTGATCGTGTCGTTATCGGTTCGCCGTACGCCGCGCTCGCCAGCGGTTGGACGCGATACCCTGGAATACCACGGTCACCGTCGGTGCGCCACGACCGTGGGGCTTCGCCGCCCCGCGAAGCGGGTCACGTCGGTTCGTAGGAAAATCACCCGGCGTTGCCTTGCACCGGACAATTTCAGCCGCCGCGAACTTTTTGGAGTGCAAACGTGTCCAGCCCGCCGCGGGACGAGATAGTCGCGCGCCTGACGCCCACCGTTTCGCAGGCCGTAGCGGAGGTGGGATACGACCTCGAGGAACTCGACGTGCAGCAAGCCGGTCGCCGGCGGCTGGTCAAGGTGATCATAGATGCCGACGACGGGGTGGCGCTCGATGACATCGCCGATGTCAGCAGAGCCCTGTCCAAGGTTCTCGACGAGCACGAACACGTGCTCGCGGGGCCCTACAATCTCGAGGTCACATCACCCGGTGTCGATCGTCCACTGACCAAACAGCGGCACTGGCATCGTGCCCGCAACAGGCTTGCCAGGATCAGAACGGTCGGCGGTGAGGAGCTGCTCGGCAGGGTCGGCCCCGCGGCCGAGAACGGTGTGCTGGTTCTGGCCGGTGGTCGTGTTCGTCGGTTGATTTACGGTGACATCGAGCGCGCGGTGGTCGAGGTTGAGTTCCAGCAGCCACCGGCGGAGGAATTGGTCAAGCTCGATCGGGCCGCGGACGTTGCCGCGGACGACGGCGGCGACGGAAATGACACGGAGGAGTCGAGGTGAACGTCGACATCGCCGCGCTGCGGGCGATCGAACGCGACAAGGACATCCCATTCGAGACGGTCCTTCAGGCCATCGAGTCGGCCCTGCTGACGGCCTATCGCCACACCGAGGGGCACCAACCGCACGCCAGGGTCGAGGTGGACCGCAAGACCGGCGTGGTGCGTGTGATTGCTCACACTCTCACGCCCGAGGGAGAGGTCGCCGAGGAATGGGACGACACGCCGGAGGGGTTCGGCAGGATCGCTGCCACCACGGCGCGCCAGGTGATCGTGCAACGGCTGCGGGACGCCGAGCACGAGAAGACCTACGGTGAGTTCTCCACCAAGGAGGGCGAGGTCCTGGGCGGAGTCATCCAGCGCGACGCCAGGGCCAACTCCCGCGGCATGATCGTGGTGGAGGTCGGTGACAGCGAGGGCGTCATCCCGGCGGCGGAGCAGGTTCCGGGGGAACGCTACGAGCACGGCAGCCGGATCAAGTCCTACGTGGTCGGCGTTTCACGCACGGTGCACGGTACGCAGATCA
This portion of the Actinopolyspora lacussalsi genome encodes:
- a CDS encoding ribosome maturation factor RimP (product_source=KO:K09748; cath_funfam=3.30.300.70; cog=COG0779; ko=KO:K09748; pfam=PF02576; superfamily=74942,75420), which gives rise to MSSPPRDEIVARLTPTVSQAVAEVGYDLEELDVQQAGRRRLVKVIIDADDGVALDDIADVSRALSKVLDEHEHVLAGPYNLEVTSPGVDRPLTKQRHWHRARNRLARIRTVGGEELLGRVGPAAENGVLVLAGGRVRRLIYGDIERAVVEVEFQQPPAEELVKLDRAADVAADDGGDGNDTEESR